AGTGCTATTGCTAGAAAACGTACGATTCTATCCAGAGGAGACCAAAGGGGACGAAGCTTTTGCTGAGAAACTGGCCAGCCTGGGAGATATCTACGTCAATGATGCATTTGGGACCGCACACCGTGCCCATGCCTCCACGACCATTGCCGCTAAGTTTTTTGCAGATAAGTGCTGCGGCTATGTGATGCAGCAGGAACTAGTAAACGCAGAAAAAGTATTAGGTGAACCTACGCGTCCTTTTACCGCCATCATGGGTGGTGCCAAGGTCTCCGATAAGATATTGATTATCGACCGTTTGCTGGATGTAGCTGACAACCTCATCATTGGCGGAGGAATGTCCTATACCTTCTCCAAAGCAAAAGGAGGAAACATTGGTAAATCGCTTCTGGAAGCCGACAAAATGGACCTCACCAAAGAGCTGGAAGCAAAGGCAAAAGCCAAGGGAGTGAACCTTATCCTGCCTGTGGATACCGTAATTGCCGATGATTTTGATAAAGATGCAAACAAGAAGACGGTTCCGGCCGGTCAGATTCCGGACGATTGGCAAGGGTTGGACATTGGACCTGAAACCATCAAATTATTTTCTGAAACCATCAAAAACTCCAAAACCATTCTCTGGAATGGCCCAATGGGTGTTTTTGAGTTCCCTGCATTTGCTGTAGGTACTGAGGCCATCGCCAAATCTCTGGTGAGTGCCACTGAAAAAGGTGCTTTCTCATTGATCGGTGGAGGTGACTCTGCCTC
This Marinoscillum sp. 108 DNA region includes the following protein-coding sequences:
- the pgk gene encoding phosphoglycerate kinase; translated protein: MRTIDDFNFRNRKALIRVDFNVPLDENSQITDDTRLRAAIPTIKKIIDEGGAVILMSHLGRPKTGPEEKYSLKHIVADLSEKLGVSVHFANDCIGDEAQEKAKALGNGEVLLLENVRFYPEETKGDEAFAEKLASLGDIYVNDAFGTAHRAHASTTIAAKFFADKCCGYVMQQELVNAEKVLGEPTRPFTAIMGGAKVSDKILIIDRLLDVADNLIIGGGMSYTFSKAKGGNIGKSLLEADKMDLTKELEAKAKAKGVNLILPVDTVIADDFDKDANKKTVPAGQIPDDWQGLDIGPETIKLFSETIKNSKTILWNGPMGVFEFPAFAVGTEAIAKSLVSATEKGAFSLIGGGDSASAINNLGYGDKVSYVSTGGGALLEYMEGKVLPGVAALEE